A genome region from Cucurbita pepo subsp. pepo cultivar mu-cu-16 chromosome LG02, ASM280686v2, whole genome shotgun sequence includes the following:
- the LOC111787459 gene encoding elongin-C-like gives MKKEDTVKLISAEGFEFVIHKDAAMVSQTIRNMLTSPGNFAESQHREVTFPEISTPILEKICQYFYWHLQFASGKETEFPIEPELTLELMMAANYLHT, from the exons ATGAAGAAGGAAGATACTGTAAAATTGATCAGCGCCGAGGGTTTCGAGTTCGTGATTCACAAGGACGCTGCCATGGTTTCTCAGACGATTCGTAATATGCTCACTTCGCCAg GAAATTTTGCTGAATCGCAGCACAGAGAAGTGACTTTTCCTGAGATTAGCACTCCCATTCTCGAGAAGATTTGCCAATACTTTTACTGGCATCTTCAATTCGCCAg TGGGAAAGAGACCGAGTTCCCTATTGAACCTGAATTGACTCTCGAGTTGATGATGGCTGCCAACTATCTCCATACATGA